One genomic region from Muriicola soli encodes:
- a CDS encoding efflux RND transporter periplasmic adaptor subunit, translating into MNRAISTSVFKRGVFFLVILFFSNCGESRERIKAEKTSITESVYASITIQPDSLYLAYAAVGGILEMNLVEEGDIVQKGDAIAQIINNTPKMNMENARLSFKLAEQNLQGSNAILQSLREQIEAASLQAVNDSLNYFRQKKLWEQGIGSRSEYDNRKLAYELSQNNLRLKTSAYSQTKNELETKYRQAKNNYKTSRITARDFMIESKISGTVYALYKNPGEIITNMEPVAAVGSSTKFIVEMLVDEVDIVKLQNEQRALITLDAYPSEVFKAFVSKIYPKKDERSQTFKVEALFENPPSTLYPGLSGEGNIIIAQKKNALVVPKEYLLNDSLVETESGMVSIKTGIQDLERIEIISGIDENTYLLKPLQ; encoded by the coding sequence ATGAACAGGGCAATATCAACTTCAGTTTTCAAGAGGGGAGTTTTTTTTCTCGTAATTCTTTTTTTCTCAAACTGTGGGGAATCAAGAGAGCGAATTAAAGCTGAAAAGACTTCAATTACCGAATCGGTGTACGCTTCAATTACGATTCAGCCAGATAGTCTATACCTGGCCTATGCTGCTGTTGGCGGAATACTGGAAATGAACCTGGTAGAAGAAGGGGATATCGTACAGAAAGGAGATGCTATAGCACAGATCATCAATAATACGCCTAAAATGAATATGGAGAATGCCAGGCTGTCATTTAAATTAGCCGAACAAAATCTTCAAGGAAGTAATGCCATACTACAAAGCCTGAGGGAACAGATTGAAGCTGCCTCGCTTCAAGCAGTGAATGATTCCCTGAATTATTTCCGTCAGAAAAAACTCTGGGAACAAGGTATTGGTTCACGTTCAGAATACGACAACAGAAAACTTGCCTATGAGCTTTCACAAAACAACCTCAGGTTAAAAACCAGTGCTTACTCACAAACGAAAAATGAACTGGAAACAAAATACAGGCAGGCGAAAAATAATTACAAGACCTCGAGGATCACAGCGCGAGATTTTATGATCGAGAGTAAAATAAGTGGTACCGTTTACGCCCTTTACAAAAATCCGGGAGAAATCATCACGAATATGGAACCCGTTGCCGCAGTGGGTAGTTCTACAAAATTTATTGTCGAGATGCTGGTTGATGAGGTCGACATTGTGAAACTTCAAAACGAGCAGAGAGCCTTGATTACCCTAGATGCCTACCCTTCTGAAGTTTTCAAGGCTTTTGTAAGTAAGATCTATCCAAAAAAGGACGAACGCTCACAGACCTTTAAAGTTGAAGCTCTTTTTGAAAATCCGCCGTCTACACTTTACCCCGGACTATCAGGGGAGGGAAATATAATTATCGCACAGAAAAAAAATGCCCTTGTAGTTCCCAAGGAATATCTTCTCAACGACAGTCTAGTTGAGACTGAAAGCGGGATGGTTTCCATTAAAACCGGGATTCAGGATCTCGAGCGAATAGAAATCATTTCGGGTATCGACGAGAATACTTATTTGCTTAAACCTCTGCAATGA
- the hpf gene encoding ribosome hibernation-promoting factor, HPF/YfiA family has protein sequence MTINIQYLHMPTSEAMNELLTQKLEKLGSKYDWIISTDVYFKLTNDRTGKNKVCDIKMEVPGPRIFAASIEDNFEKAAAESLKDIERQLKKRKAIYTKH, from the coding sequence ATGACAATCAATATTCAATACCTGCACATGCCTACCAGTGAGGCCATGAATGAATTATTAACTCAGAAACTCGAAAAACTGGGATCCAAGTATGATTGGATCATCAGTACCGATGTGTACTTCAAACTCACCAATGATCGGACAGGGAAAAACAAGGTCTGTGATATTAAAATGGAAGTTCCCGGACCTAGGATTTTTGCCGCTTCTATAGAGGATAACTTTGAAAAAGCGGCTGCCGAGTCCCTGAAGGACATCGAGCGTCAATTAAAGAAGCGCAAAGCGATTTATACCAAGCACTAA
- the trxA gene encoding thioredoxin, with the protein MKSSFKKIIASKSLVLVDFYAEWCGPCKVLAPILKEVKDAVGETVKIVKIDVDKNSSLAAKYQVRGVPTMIIFKEGKAVWRQSGVLQKNDILQVLRSFQRE; encoded by the coding sequence ATGAAAAGTAGTTTTAAAAAAATTATAGCTTCGAAATCCCTTGTTTTGGTTGATTTCTATGCCGAATGGTGTGGTCCGTGTAAAGTGCTTGCTCCCATTTTAAAGGAAGTAAAGGATGCTGTGGGGGAAACCGTCAAAATTGTAAAAATTGACGTGGATAAAAATTCTTCGCTCGCTGCCAAATATCAGGTGCGCGGAGTTCCTACCATGATCATTTTCAAAGAAGGCAAAGCCGTGTGGAGGCAATCTGGGGTATTGCAGAAAAATGACATCCTGCAGGTACTTAGATCATTCCAGCGGGAATAA
- a CDS encoding universal stress protein: MRKIVVPTDFSENAYNALIYTCEIFKYERSEIYILHAYADEVYQLGNVTDRKELEKRKDEVEQRSAELLKGILDKIKEYSPNPRHSITTIPAFGSLIDEVNDLVNRENIDIVVMGTRGAANDRSITFGSNTLMVMKYIQCPVLAIPENYTYHPPRELLFPTNYLIPYKRRELKLLCELSGSFRSNIHLLYIDPMKKPSLRQEDNKEFLRKELQKANLTFETTDEKDKTMAISKYIVHQNIDMLVMVNTRHSHLEDMLMPSTVNTLGLHIKIPFLILQNIPR; this comes from the coding sequence ATGAGAAAGATAGTAGTGCCAACAGATTTTTCAGAGAACGCGTATAACGCATTGATTTACACCTGTGAGATATTCAAATACGAACGCAGTGAAATCTATATTCTCCATGCCTATGCGGATGAGGTTTATCAATTAGGCAATGTCACGGATCGCAAGGAACTGGAAAAGAGAAAGGATGAAGTAGAACAACGATCCGCTGAATTACTAAAGGGAATACTGGATAAAATCAAGGAATATTCACCAAATCCAAGACATTCTATTACTACAATCCCTGCATTTGGCTCCCTGATCGATGAAGTCAATGATCTTGTGAACAGGGAAAATATTGATATAGTGGTGATGGGGACCAGGGGAGCAGCCAATGACCGGAGTATCACCTTTGGGAGCAATACCCTGATGGTGATGAAGTATATTCAATGCCCCGTACTCGCAATTCCGGAGAATTATACCTATCATCCTCCGCGGGAATTGCTATTTCCTACCAATTACCTTATTCCTTACAAAAGGAGAGAATTAAAGCTGCTTTGTGAGCTTAGTGGATCGTTCCGTTCCAACATCCACTTGTTGTATATCGATCCGATGAAAAAACCCTCCTTAAGGCAAGAAGACAATAAAGAATTTCTCAGGAAAGAACTACAAAAGGCGAATCTGACATTTGAGACCACAGATGAGAAGGACAAGACTATGGCAATTTCCAAATATATTGTCCATCAGAATATAGACATGCTGGTTATGGTCAATACCCGCCACTCTCATCTCGAGGATATGCTTATGCCTTCTACGGTAAATACCCTGGGACTGCATATTAAAATACCATTCTTAATACTGCAGAATATCCCTCGTTAA
- a CDS encoding universal stress protein has translation MKTIILPTDFSQNAYNAVTYALELFEEEECRFFLVNTYTPAIYQSEYILHSPGQIGMGDVYQTFSMEHLDELKKKLERRFKNPRHTFITHSVFNLLVDEIIDLAKKEEVDMVIMGTQGATGAKEIFLGSHTVHVIKKAPCPVLAIPANCKYEEPKAILFPTDYEIDYQHTKLSVLMDLASRHNAKINVLHVSTGFELTEEQEGNRKSLSKMFNELPHEFHDLPSQEIIAGINGFKSKSKVDLLAMIQNKHTFLERLFIEPIIKKIGFHVTIPFLVMPHPNK, from the coding sequence ATGAAAACGATTATCCTACCAACTGATTTTTCTCAGAACGCATACAATGCTGTAACCTATGCACTCGAACTTTTTGAGGAGGAAGAGTGCAGATTTTTCCTGGTAAATACCTATACACCGGCTATTTATCAATCTGAGTATATCCTGCATAGCCCCGGACAAATTGGAATGGGTGATGTCTATCAGACCTTTTCCATGGAACACCTTGATGAGCTCAAGAAAAAACTGGAGCGTCGATTTAAAAATCCCAGGCATACGTTTATCACTCATTCTGTTTTTAATCTCCTGGTTGATGAGATCATTGACCTTGCGAAAAAAGAAGAAGTGGATATGGTTATCATGGGAACCCAGGGAGCCACAGGAGCAAAAGAAATATTTCTGGGCTCACATACCGTCCACGTGATCAAAAAGGCCCCCTGCCCCGTTCTGGCTATCCCTGCCAATTGTAAATACGAAGAACCTAAAGCCATATTATTTCCTACAGATTACGAGATTGATTACCAGCATACCAAGTTGTCCGTTTTGATGGACCTCGCCAGCCGGCACAATGCCAAGATCAATGTATTGCATGTTTCAACAGGCTTTGAACTTACTGAAGAACAGGAAGGCAATAGAAAAAGCTTGTCTAAAATGTTCAATGAGCTTCCCCATGAATTTCACGATCTGCCAAGTCAGGAAATTATAGCCGGAATCAACGGATTTAAATCTAAATCCAAAGTAGACCTACTGGCAATGATTCAAAACAAACATACCTTCTTGGAACGATTATTTATAGAGCCGATTATCAAGAAAATTGGTTTTCATGTGACCATTCCATTTCTGGTAATGCCACATCCCAACAAATAG
- a CDS encoding restriction endonuclease: MEENILDIRKSSGEQVPFSSLKLADSLHHSGADENTIRSIIEKVEEELYPGISTREIYNRAYAMLKKKRPVYASKYKLKKAIYELGPTGFPFEKFISTLLQFSGYDTRVGETVKGKCVSHEIDVLARKNGQTFLVECKFHGEEGRNCNVKVPLYIHSRFLDVHAADKEVLPGFTKPEEGWVVTNTRFTKDAVEYGKCAGLYLLSWDYPKDDSLRNRIDRLALYPITASTLLSQREKQFLLSRDIVLFRQLYNDTFYLDHLGISENRKTRILKEVGQLCQF; encoded by the coding sequence ATGGAAGAGAATATATTAGATATAAGAAAGTCCTCGGGAGAACAGGTACCCTTTTCCTCCCTCAAGCTTGCTGATTCGCTTCACCATAGCGGCGCAGATGAAAATACCATAAGGAGTATCATTGAAAAGGTTGAGGAGGAACTTTACCCTGGGATCAGTACCCGGGAGATTTACAACAGGGCTTATGCCATGTTGAAGAAAAAGCGTCCCGTATATGCCTCTAAGTACAAATTAAAAAAGGCGATTTACGAATTGGGACCTACAGGATTCCCCTTCGAAAAGTTCATAAGTACCTTATTACAGTTTTCAGGTTATGATACCAGGGTAGGTGAGACCGTAAAAGGTAAATGTGTATCCCATGAGATCGATGTTCTTGCCAGGAAAAACGGGCAGACATTTCTTGTGGAATGTAAGTTCCATGGAGAAGAAGGACGGAATTGTAATGTAAAAGTGCCATTGTATATACATTCGAGATTTCTGGATGTACACGCTGCTGACAAAGAAGTACTACCAGGCTTTACAAAACCAGAAGAAGGATGGGTAGTGACGAATACTCGTTTTACAAAAGATGCCGTAGAATATGGAAAATGTGCCGGTCTTTACTTGTTGAGTTGGGATTATCCAAAAGATGACAGCCTGAGAAACAGAATAGACAGACTGGCCCTGTATCCTATTACAGCCTCAACTTTGCTCTCACAAAGGGAGAAACAGTTTCTTCTGAGCAGGGATATTGTGCTGTTCAGGCAACTTTATAATGACACTTTTTATCTGGATCACTTAGGGATCTCTGAAAATAGAAAAACACGGATTTTAAAAGAAGTGGGGCAACTGTGTCAGTTTTAG
- a CDS encoding MBL fold metallo-hydrolase RNA specificity domain-containing protein yields the protein MVSIKFLGAARTVTGSKYHLSCNDLDLLIDCGMFQGLKELRELNWGPLPVDISSVKYILLTHGHLDHTGYLPRLLKQGFKGTILGTAPTLAITAIILRDSAKIHEEEAEKANKEGYSKHQPALPFYTLQEAEDVIGLFSSVPLDEWKNLGSDVKVKYSYNGHIIGATFITIKAGGKDFLFSGDIGRPDDLLLRNPEKPRWADYLFLESTYGNKLHPRENVESLLVDLVNKTIANRGTLLIPSFAVERLQLVMVILWRLYQKKRIPAIPIFIDSPMGSDVLSVFSKYPLWHTLIAADFKSMCKHMTLVSSYRDTWKTIDDPRPKIVIAGSGMLSGGRMLTYLTKKLEKKNTSILLVGYQAEGTRGRRLLEGEKQLKIYGKFYTVEASIIHIESLSAHADQAELLEWLNEIRNIPEEVFLIHGELSTMVEFKEKIENTYGWKVRIPELHESVRLW from the coding sequence ATGGTGAGTATAAAGTTTTTGGGTGCTGCCAGAACCGTAACCGGTTCAAAATATCATTTATCCTGTAATGACCTCGATTTGCTCATCGATTGCGGGATGTTCCAGGGCCTCAAAGAGCTAAGAGAACTCAATTGGGGACCTTTACCGGTAGATATTTCATCTGTTAAGTATATTCTGCTCACCCATGGACATTTAGACCATACCGGATATTTACCCAGACTCCTGAAACAAGGGTTTAAAGGTACAATCCTTGGCACGGCACCTACCCTGGCGATAACTGCCATCATTCTCAGAGATAGCGCCAAGATTCACGAAGAAGAAGCTGAAAAAGCTAATAAAGAAGGATATTCAAAACATCAACCTGCGTTGCCATTTTATACCCTTCAGGAAGCAGAGGATGTTATTGGTTTGTTCAGTAGCGTTCCCCTTGATGAATGGAAGAACCTAGGTAGTGATGTTAAAGTTAAGTACTCATATAACGGGCATATAATAGGTGCTACATTTATTACTATTAAGGCAGGCGGGAAGGACTTCCTTTTTTCAGGGGATATCGGAAGGCCTGATGACCTCCTCCTCAGAAATCCGGAAAAACCGCGTTGGGCCGACTATCTTTTTCTAGAAAGTACTTATGGAAATAAATTGCATCCCAGGGAGAATGTTGAAAGCCTCCTGGTTGATCTCGTAAACAAAACTATTGCCAACAGAGGAACCCTTTTAATACCATCATTCGCGGTAGAAAGACTACAATTGGTGATGGTCATCTTATGGAGGCTGTATCAGAAAAAGCGAATCCCCGCTATACCGATATTTATAGATAGTCCTATGGGTTCTGATGTATTATCGGTCTTCAGTAAATACCCCTTGTGGCATACTTTAATAGCTGCTGATTTTAAGTCGATGTGTAAACATATGACCTTGGTAAGTAGTTACAGAGATACCTGGAAAACTATAGATGATCCCCGTCCTAAAATCGTAATTGCAGGAAGTGGGATGCTATCAGGTGGTCGTATGCTGACCTATCTTACAAAAAAATTAGAGAAAAAGAACACAAGCATTCTCCTTGTGGGCTATCAGGCAGAAGGTACCCGGGGAAGGAGACTATTGGAAGGAGAGAAACAACTGAAGATTTACGGGAAATTCTACACGGTGGAAGCTTCAATTATCCATATAGAAAGCCTTTCAGCACACGCAGACCAGGCTGAACTATTAGAGTGGCTTAATGAAATCCGTAATATTCCGGAAGAAGTATTTTTAATACATGGCGAATTATCAACTATGGTGGAGTTTAAGGAAAAAATTGAGAATACCTACGGCTGGAAGGTACGCATCCCTGAATTGCATGAATCTGTTCGTCTATGGTAG
- the cls gene encoding cardiolipin synthase, which yields MLVFTLVLLYLIIALILVAGLLINGVKPSKTLAWLLAIFTIPVGGILLYIMLGRNRRKKRLSRLQKDNLKVPTFSRSLAKETSKTKYRKLMTLIESVSRFPPTDQNQLTLLEDGKQTFENILKALEEAKNYIYLQYYIFEEGELTAKLLTLFEKKIAEGVEVKLIFDGVGSYSLSRSYIKKLKTAGVEVYPFLPFRFGRFLSSLNYRNHRKIIVVDGKIAFTGGINISDRYFKGDPELGRWHDMHLAIKGPAVKFMEYVFISDWFMVSEKKIDLKVNTDVQFEGNENTSVQIVPSGPDDVFPNIEQTYLTIINEARDYLYITNPYIIPTHEILKALQIASLSGVDVRLLVSEHSDSQIVDWTVRSYFDAFIKSDIRIFLFPHGFLHSKILVSDDDVASIGTANIDVRSFEHNYEVNAMLYDTGIAKTLKENFIKDCKESKEVMAEDFFNRPLKNKLKEGLARIFAPLL from the coding sequence ATGCTTGTATTTACGCTGGTCTTACTTTACCTCATTATTGCCCTGATCCTTGTGGCAGGTCTTTTGATCAACGGGGTAAAACCTTCCAAAACCCTCGCCTGGTTACTCGCTATTTTCACTATACCCGTGGGGGGCATACTACTCTACATCATGTTGGGAAGAAACCGGAGAAAGAAAAGGCTTTCCCGTTTACAGAAAGACAATTTAAAAGTCCCCACTTTTTCGAGGTCTCTCGCCAAAGAGACCTCAAAAACAAAATACAGGAAATTAATGACCCTGATAGAATCGGTAAGTCGATTTCCTCCTACAGATCAAAACCAACTCACCTTACTGGAGGACGGAAAACAGACTTTTGAGAATATCCTGAAAGCCCTGGAAGAGGCAAAGAACTACATATATCTGCAGTACTATATTTTTGAAGAAGGGGAACTTACCGCAAAACTTTTGACCCTTTTTGAGAAGAAAATTGCGGAAGGTGTGGAGGTCAAATTGATCTTTGACGGGGTAGGAAGCTATTCTTTGAGCAGATCCTATATTAAAAAACTCAAAACAGCAGGTGTAGAGGTCTACCCCTTCCTCCCTTTCCGTTTTGGACGTTTTCTCTCCTCACTGAATTACAGAAACCATCGAAAGATCATCGTGGTTGACGGTAAGATTGCCTTTACTGGCGGAATTAATATTTCGGACCGTTACTTTAAAGGTGATCCGGAGCTGGGCAGATGGCACGACATGCATTTGGCAATAAAAGGACCGGCCGTAAAATTTATGGAATACGTTTTTATCTCCGATTGGTTTATGGTTTCTGAAAAGAAAATCGACCTTAAGGTAAATACCGATGTGCAATTTGAAGGCAATGAAAATACCTCGGTGCAAATCGTACCCAGCGGTCCGGATGACGTTTTCCCCAACATCGAGCAGACGTATTTAACCATCATTAACGAAGCCCGGGACTACCTGTATATTACAAATCCTTATATCATTCCCACCCATGAGATTCTGAAAGCACTGCAGATTGCATCCTTGAGCGGGGTTGATGTCCGACTTTTGGTTTCTGAGCACAGCGATAGCCAAATTGTCGACTGGACTGTAAGATCCTATTTCGATGCGTTTATCAAGTCGGATATTCGGATTTTTTTATTCCCCCATGGCTTTCTCCATTCCAAAATACTGGTCAGTGATGACGATGTAGCCTCGATCGGAACAGCAAATATTGATGTACGGAGTTTCGAACACAATTACGAGGTCAATGCCATGTTGTACGATACCGGAATCGCTAAAACACTGAAAGAAAATTTTATCAAGGACTGCAAAGAAAGTAAGGAAGTGATGGCAGAAGATTTTTTTAACAGGCCCCTAAAGAATAAGCTCAAAGAAGGACTCGCCCGTATTTTTGCACCGCTTTTGTAG
- a CDS encoding pyridoxal-phosphate dependent enzyme — MNLRDGVKTAENKVSSETRKLSEFVVDKSKSITDRLESFEDILNLEVGDTALNRAKALEREFNIRQLYIKYEGDNPTGTQKDRIAFAQVYDALRRDFDVVSLATCGNYGVAVALAANLAGIHCKIYIPESYHTERVEEMRSLNAEIIRLQGSYEDVVSESSKLAAQNEWYDANPGGANTPLQISAYAQIANEIYEDLGDAPKYCAVPVSNGTLMAGIFRGFVSLYKRGKTSRIPKMIAASSAFKNPIVQSFKKGLEYCKDLEPANIRETKYNEPLINWHSFDGEEALYALRESGGEAVNVSDRKLKEMSSLLQKKEGFRILPASTAGLIALLEIHERESMEPDRYVAVLTAKN, encoded by the coding sequence ATGAATTTACGTGACGGTGTTAAGACTGCAGAAAATAAAGTTTCTTCTGAAACCAGAAAACTCAGTGAATTTGTTGTCGATAAAAGTAAATCAATCACAGACAGGCTGGAGAGTTTTGAAGATATTCTCAACCTTGAAGTGGGCGACACGGCATTGAACAGGGCTAAGGCCCTGGAGCGGGAGTTTAACATCAGACAATTGTATATAAAATACGAAGGGGATAACCCCACAGGAACACAAAAAGACCGCATAGCCTTCGCTCAGGTTTACGATGCCTTGCGCCGGGATTTTGACGTGGTAAGTCTGGCCACCTGCGGCAATTACGGCGTTGCCGTTGCCCTTGCCGCAAACCTGGCAGGAATTCATTGTAAGATCTATATCCCTGAGAGCTACCATACTGAACGGGTGGAAGAAATGCGATCTCTAAATGCCGAGATCATTCGATTACAAGGCAGCTATGAAGATGTCGTATCTGAAAGCAGTAAACTAGCCGCGCAAAACGAATGGTATGACGCCAATCCGGGCGGAGCAAACACTCCTCTTCAGATCTCAGCCTATGCTCAGATCGCAAATGAAATTTACGAGGACCTTGGGGATGCCCCAAAATACTGCGCTGTTCCGGTGTCTAACGGAACACTTATGGCCGGGATATTCAGGGGTTTTGTTAGCTTGTACAAAAGGGGAAAGACCTCCAGGATTCCTAAAATGATTGCAGCTTCTTCCGCCTTTAAAAATCCAATAGTGCAATCCTTTAAAAAAGGCCTTGAGTATTGCAAAGACCTTGAACCGGCAAACATCCGGGAAACCAAATACAATGAACCCTTGATTAACTGGCATAGTTTTGATGGGGAGGAGGCCCTCTATGCCTTGCGCGAATCGGGTGGAGAGGCCGTTAATGTGAGTGATAGAAAATTAAAGGAAATGAGTAGTCTCCTGCAGAAAAAGGAAGGGTTCAGGATCTTACCGGCGTCCACTGCAGGTCTTATCGCCCTGCTTGAGATACATGAAAGAGAATCGATGGAACCCGACCGATACGTTGCTGTATTAACAGCGAAAAACTAA
- a CDS encoding DUF1611 domain-containing protein, which translates to MKNSIDGNALVYCEGAFNTPNGKTAHGLVRFTERYNVVGVLDSRYAGKDAGEVLDGKRNGIPVFSDLNSAVKVLEGSEDYPGSLVIGLAPDGGRLPADAKETIRAALNLGWNVDSGLHDFLTNDKALMAIAKEKGCRVRDVRKTPDRDKLHFFKGEIESVPCLKLAILGTDSAIGKRTTAWILVHAFRKAGLKAEMVGTGQTGWMQGAKYSMIMDSCINDFVSGEIEHAVVSAWKNEKPDVIVIEGQGSLMNPAYPGGFEILAAGRPDYVVLQHAPKRLEYDGFPGYRLHSLPEQIHALEVISGKKVIAITVNHEDMLPEEIKPACKEIEAETGIPAFDVLAHGAEPLVELLKIKLKNHE; encoded by the coding sequence ATGAAAAATTCAATAGATGGTAATGCCCTGGTATATTGTGAAGGGGCTTTTAACACACCGAACGGAAAAACGGCCCATGGTCTTGTTCGATTTACCGAAAGATACAATGTGGTAGGTGTTTTGGATAGTCGATATGCAGGAAAGGATGCAGGGGAAGTACTGGATGGAAAACGGAATGGCATCCCTGTTTTCAGTGATCTGAACAGTGCAGTAAAAGTACTGGAAGGGAGCGAGGATTATCCGGGCAGCCTGGTTATAGGCCTGGCTCCCGATGGGGGCCGTCTTCCGGCCGATGCCAAAGAAACCATTAGGGCAGCACTGAATCTGGGCTGGAATGTGGACAGTGGTTTGCACGATTTTCTTACCAATGACAAAGCCTTGATGGCTATTGCCAAAGAAAAAGGTTGCCGGGTAAGAGATGTTCGAAAAACACCTGATCGGGACAAATTACATTTTTTTAAAGGTGAAATTGAGAGTGTTCCTTGTTTGAAATTGGCTATCCTGGGAACAGACTCTGCCATAGGGAAAAGAACTACAGCCTGGATCCTGGTGCATGCATTTCGCAAAGCGGGTCTCAAGGCGGAAATGGTTGGTACGGGGCAGACCGGATGGATGCAGGGGGCGAAGTACAGTATGATCATGGACAGCTGTATCAATGATTTTGTCTCAGGAGAAATAGAACACGCGGTAGTAAGCGCATGGAAAAATGAAAAGCCTGATGTTATTGTCATAGAAGGACAAGGGAGTTTAATGAACCCGGCCTATCCGGGTGGATTTGAGATCCTTGCTGCCGGCAGGCCCGACTATGTGGTCCTGCAGCACGCCCCTAAAAGATTGGAGTACGACGGCTTTCCGGGCTACCGATTACATTCCCTACCCGAACAGATCCATGCGCTTGAAGTGATTTCCGGAAAGAAAGTCATCGCAATTACCGTCAACCATGAAGACATGCTTCCCGAGGAAATCAAGCCAGCCTGCAAGGAAATAGAAGCCGAAACCGGTATCCCGGCCTTTGATGTTTTGGCTCATGGGGCAGAACCGTTGGTAGAGCTCTTAAAAATTAAATTGAAAAATCATGAATAG